One stretch of Cellulomonas wangsupingiae DNA includes these proteins:
- a CDS encoding YlxR family protein gives MVLDAGTGDPVLVVDEHRRMPGRGAWLHPDQRCLELAVKRRALGRALRYAGPLGTDTVARAVTRHAAQEVQPQHSTTVPDSTPVPTVDREAGWKPMAPR, from the coding sequence GTGGTGCTCGACGCCGGCACGGGTGATCCCGTGCTCGTCGTCGACGAGCACCGCCGGATGCCGGGCCGGGGTGCGTGGCTGCACCCCGACCAGCGTTGCCTCGAGCTCGCCGTCAAGCGGCGGGCGCTCGGACGGGCGCTGCGGTACGCGGGGCCCTTGGGCACCGACACCGTGGCCCGTGCCGTCACGCGGCACGCCGCGCAGGAGGTCCAGCCACAGCACAGCACCACGGTGCCGGATTCCACTCCGGTGCCGACCGTCGACAGGGAAGCGGGTTGGAAGCCGATGGCCCCCCGATGA
- a CDS encoding DUF4081 domain-containing GNAT family N-acetyltransferase, translating to MVAPRASTLSGRTGAVVLGDADVPAALAVCATDPVGSVLAASRLEHAAEVGLRRAGGELWGYAEDDVLLAVCWVGANLVPVGGTADADVTSRALTAFADLGRNRGRRCSSLVGPADAVLGLWSRLRRTWPAEREVRAHQPSMVLDTDPRVAPDLRVRRSRPDEYDTVLPACIRMFTEEVGYSPASGPAGPYEVRVRRLVEDGRSFVIVDGDGGRRPRVVFKAEVPAVAGGVAQVQGVWVDPERRGERLSEGGMAAVVKATRAHIAPVVSLYVNGYNTRAVRAYAAVGFREVGAYATVLF from the coding sequence ATGGTGGCACCGCGGGCATCGACGCTGTCGGGGCGCACCGGGGCGGTCGTGCTGGGGGACGCCGACGTCCCGGCCGCGCTCGCCGTGTGCGCGACCGACCCCGTGGGGTCCGTGCTCGCCGCGAGCCGGCTCGAGCACGCGGCCGAGGTGGGCCTGCGCCGCGCGGGTGGGGAGCTGTGGGGCTACGCCGAGGACGACGTCCTGCTGGCGGTCTGCTGGGTCGGCGCCAACCTCGTCCCCGTGGGGGGGACGGCCGACGCGGACGTGACGTCCCGCGCGCTGACGGCGTTCGCCGACCTGGGCCGGAACCGCGGGCGTCGCTGCTCGTCGCTCGTCGGCCCGGCCGACGCGGTGCTCGGCCTGTGGTCGCGGCTGCGGCGCACGTGGCCGGCCGAGCGTGAGGTCCGCGCGCACCAGCCCTCGATGGTGCTGGACACCGACCCCCGGGTGGCGCCGGACCTGCGGGTGCGTCGCTCCCGGCCCGACGAGTACGACACCGTGCTGCCCGCCTGCATCCGCATGTTCACCGAGGAGGTCGGGTACTCGCCGGCCAGCGGTCCGGCGGGGCCGTACGAGGTGCGGGTCCGACGCCTCGTGGAGGACGGGCGGTCCTTCGTGATCGTCGACGGCGACGGCGGCCGCCGACCGCGCGTCGTCTTCAAGGCCGAGGTGCCGGCGGTCGCCGGCGGCGTGGCGCAGGTCCAGGGCGTGTGGGTGGACCCGGAGCGGCGCGGCGAGCGGCTCTCCGAGGGCGGCATGGCGGCCGTCGTGAAGGCGACCCGCGCGCACATCGCGCCCGTCGTGTCCCTGTACGTCAACGGGTACAACACGCGCGCCGTGCGGGCCTACGCGGCCGTCGGCTTCCGCGAGGTCGGGGCCTACGCGACGGTGCTGTTCTGA
- the rimP gene encoding ribosome maturation factor RimP, with the protein MVAPATAPRVREVVEAAVTGAGLLLDGLDVTGSGRSTVVRVVVDLVDDDPGTLDLDRVGDVTRAVSDALDAADVLPGAYTLEVGSPGAERPLTLARHWRRARGRTVVVRLVDGRTLSGRLEQVADGDTPDLVVVPVTAPGKGRRPVQGAPVTLAWDDVRDARVQVDLAAVRDDEADEGAGPRDGAGEG; encoded by the coding sequence ATGGTCGCGCCAGCTACCGCACCACGGGTGCGGGAGGTCGTCGAGGCCGCCGTGACGGGTGCCGGCCTGCTCCTCGACGGGCTCGACGTCACCGGCAGCGGACGCAGCACGGTCGTGCGCGTCGTCGTGGACCTGGTGGACGACGACCCGGGAACCCTGGACCTCGATCGGGTCGGCGACGTCACGCGTGCCGTGTCGGACGCGCTGGACGCGGCCGACGTGCTGCCCGGTGCGTACACCCTCGAGGTCGGCAGCCCTGGCGCCGAGCGTCCGCTGACGCTCGCGCGCCACTGGCGCCGGGCCCGCGGGCGCACCGTGGTCGTGCGCCTGGTCGACGGTCGCACGCTCAGCGGCAGGCTCGAGCAGGTCGCCGACGGCGACACGCCCGACCTCGTCGTCGTGCCGGTCACGGCGCCGGGCAAGGGCCGCAGGCCGGTGCAGGGCGCGCCCGTGACGTTGGCGTGGGACGACGTGCGGGACGCACGTGTGCAGGTGGACCTCGCCGCCGTGCGCGACGACGAGGCCGACGAAGGCGCCGGCCCTCGGGACGGCGCAGGGGAGGGCTGA
- the nusA gene encoding transcription termination factor NusA — MDIDMQALRLIEREREISLDVLVEAIEQALLSAYHRTPGAQARARVELDRRSGHVTVWARDPAPEDAEPGAAEPPEYDDTPAGFGRIATATARQVIVQRLRDAEDDQVLGTFRSKAGEVLGGVIQQGRDPRTVLVDVGGTEAVLPAHEQVPGEKYVHGERLRSYVLDVARGPRGPQITLSRTHPNLVRKLFALEVPEIADGTVEIMAMAREAGHRTKMAVRANVPGVNAKGACIGPMGGRVRAVMAELHGEKIDIVDHSDDPAEMIAHALSPARVLDVTIVDPVARAARVVVPDYQLSLAIGKEGQNARLAAKLTSWRIDIRSDAEQASGTPTSSPDRAADEPGAGASGHVR; from the coding sequence GTGGACATCGACATGCAGGCGCTGCGACTCATCGAGCGCGAGCGGGAGATCAGCCTCGACGTGCTCGTCGAGGCCATCGAGCAGGCGCTGCTCTCGGCCTACCACCGGACGCCCGGTGCGCAGGCGCGTGCGCGCGTGGAGCTGGACCGGCGCAGCGGACACGTGACCGTGTGGGCGCGCGACCCCGCACCGGAGGACGCGGAGCCGGGCGCCGCCGAGCCGCCGGAGTACGACGACACCCCGGCCGGCTTCGGGCGCATCGCGACGGCCACCGCGCGGCAGGTCATCGTGCAGCGGCTGCGCGACGCCGAGGACGACCAGGTGCTCGGCACCTTCCGCAGCAAGGCGGGCGAGGTGCTCGGCGGCGTGATCCAGCAGGGTCGCGACCCGCGCACGGTGCTCGTCGACGTCGGCGGCACGGAGGCCGTGCTGCCGGCGCACGAGCAGGTCCCGGGCGAGAAGTACGTCCACGGGGAGCGGCTGCGGTCGTACGTGCTCGACGTCGCGCGAGGTCCGCGCGGGCCGCAGATCACGCTGTCGCGCACGCACCCGAACCTCGTGCGCAAGCTGTTCGCGCTCGAGGTGCCGGAGATCGCGGACGGGACCGTGGAGATCATGGCGATGGCCCGCGAGGCCGGGCACCGCACCAAGATGGCCGTGCGGGCCAACGTGCCGGGCGTCAACGCCAAGGGCGCGTGCATCGGGCCGATGGGCGGGCGCGTGCGTGCCGTCATGGCCGAGCTGCACGGCGAGAAGATCGACATCGTCGACCACTCCGACGACCCGGCGGAGATGATCGCGCACGCCCTGTCGCCGGCGCGTGTGCTCGACGTCACCATCGTCGACCCGGTCGCGCGCGCCGCACGGGTCGTCGTGCCGGACTACCAGCTGTCGCTCGCCATCGGCAAGGAGGGGCAGAACGCCCGTCTGGCCGCGAAGCTCACCAGCTGGCGGATCGACATCCGGTCGGACGCGGAGCAGGCGTCCGGAACCCCCACCTCGTCGCCCGACCGTGCTGCGGACGAGCCCGGTGCGGGGGCGTCCGGTCACGTCCGGTGA
- the ispG gene encoding flavodoxin-dependent (E)-4-hydroxy-3-methylbut-2-enyl-diphosphate synthase yields the protein MPQAPALVLAPRRVSRKIRVGKVEVGGDAPVSVQSMTTTPTTDINRTLQQIAELTAAGCDIVRVAVPSQDDAEALPAIARKSQIPVIADIHFQPKYVFAAIDAGCAAVRVNPGNIRKFDDQVKEIAQRATAAGVSIRIGVNAGSLDPRLLAKYGKATPEALVESAVWEASLFEEHGFRDFKISVKHNDPVVMVRAYEMLAERGDWPLHLGVTEAGPAFQGTIKSATAFGALLSKGIGDTIRVSLSAPPVEEVKVGLQILQSLNLRPRKLEIVSCPSCGRAQVDVYTLAEKVTAGLEGMEVPLRVAVMGCVVNGPGEAREADLGVASGNGKGQIFVRGEVIKTVPEALIVETLIEEAMRLAETMDPVESGEGSPVVTVG from the coding sequence ATGCCGCAGGCGCCCGCCCTCGTCCTGGCGCCCCGGCGCGTGTCCCGCAAGATCCGCGTGGGCAAGGTGGAGGTCGGAGGGGACGCCCCCGTCTCGGTGCAGTCGATGACGACGACGCCGACGACCGACATCAACCGGACGCTGCAGCAGATCGCCGAGCTGACCGCGGCGGGCTGCGACATCGTGCGCGTCGCCGTGCCGAGCCAGGACGACGCGGAGGCGCTGCCCGCCATCGCCCGCAAGTCGCAGATCCCCGTGATCGCGGACATCCACTTCCAGCCGAAGTACGTGTTCGCCGCGATCGACGCGGGCTGTGCGGCGGTCCGCGTCAACCCGGGCAACATCCGCAAGTTCGACGACCAGGTCAAGGAGATCGCGCAGCGCGCCACCGCCGCGGGCGTGTCGATCCGGATCGGCGTCAACGCGGGCTCGCTCGACCCGCGGCTGCTGGCCAAGTACGGCAAGGCCACGCCCGAGGCGCTGGTCGAGTCGGCGGTCTGGGAGGCGTCCCTGTTCGAGGAGCACGGGTTCCGCGACTTCAAGATCAGCGTCAAGCACAACGACCCGGTCGTCATGGTGCGCGCCTACGAGATGCTCGCCGAGCGGGGCGACTGGCCCCTGCACCTCGGGGTGACCGAGGCCGGCCCGGCGTTCCAGGGCACGATCAAGTCGGCGACGGCGTTCGGTGCGCTGCTGAGCAAGGGCATCGGCGACACCATCCGCGTGTCGCTGTCCGCGCCCCCGGTCGAGGAGGTCAAGGTCGGCCTGCAGATCCTGCAGTCGCTCAACCTGCGGCCCCGCAAGCTCGAGATCGTGTCGTGCCCGTCGTGCGGGCGCGCCCAGGTCGACGTCTACACGCTGGCCGAGAAGGTCACGGCCGGGCTCGAGGGCATGGAGGTGCCGCTGCGCGTCGCCGTGATGGGGTGCGTCGTCAACGGCCCCGGCGAGGCGCGCGAGGCGGACCTGGGCGTCGCGTCGGGCAACGGGAAGGGCCAGATCTTCGTCCGCGGCGAGGTCATCAAGACCGTGCCGGAGGCGCTGATCGTGGAGACCCTCATCGAGGAGGCCATGCGTCTGGCCGAGACGATGGACCCCGTCGAGTCCGGTGAGGGCTCGCCCGTCGTCACCGTGGGCTGA
- a CDS encoding M50 family metallopeptidase produces the protein METFVGVLVFVVVLLGSIALHEVGHMVPAKRFGVRVSQYMVGFGPTLWSRTKGETEYGVKALPLGGYVRLIGMYPTDEAVGAREPRGWWQRVAADARAASASEIRPGEDHRAFYRLSTPKKLVVMLGGPVMNLVIAVVLLLVAYVGIGVPVAGTTVASVSECIVAADAPAGTACADDDPLAPAAAAGLRPGDRIVSYDGVEVTSWPQVSGMIRDSGDRTVPLVVERDGQEVSLTVTPVVAERPVVDDDGTVVTDGSGEVVTREVGFLGVGPSTEVQRQSVGKALSVAASSTWQTVQVVVTLPQRVADLVSTTVSGGDRDATSIVGPVGVGRFAGEIAAMDSTPVAVRAAGLLSTLAMLNLALFVFNLLPLPPLDGGHVVAALWEGGRRQVARLRGRVRTRPSDSALLVPLAYTVFVVLGGVGLLLVYLDIVNPVRLG, from the coding sequence GTGGAGACGTTCGTGGGGGTCCTCGTCTTCGTGGTCGTGCTGCTCGGGTCGATCGCGCTGCACGAGGTCGGTCACATGGTCCCCGCCAAGCGCTTCGGCGTGCGTGTGAGCCAGTACATGGTCGGCTTCGGCCCGACGCTGTGGTCGCGGACCAAGGGCGAGACGGAGTACGGCGTCAAGGCGCTGCCGCTCGGCGGCTACGTGCGCCTCATCGGCATGTACCCCACCGACGAGGCCGTCGGCGCACGCGAGCCGCGTGGCTGGTGGCAGCGCGTCGCCGCCGACGCCCGCGCGGCGAGCGCGAGCGAGATCCGCCCCGGTGAGGACCACCGGGCGTTCTACCGGCTGTCGACCCCCAAGAAGCTCGTCGTCATGCTCGGCGGCCCCGTGATGAACCTCGTCATCGCGGTCGTGCTGCTCCTCGTCGCGTACGTCGGCATCGGCGTCCCGGTGGCGGGCACCACCGTGGCGAGCGTCTCGGAGTGCATCGTCGCCGCGGACGCGCCCGCCGGCACCGCCTGCGCCGACGACGACCCGCTCGCGCCCGCCGCGGCCGCGGGCCTGCGGCCGGGCGACCGGATCGTGTCGTACGACGGCGTGGAGGTCACGTCCTGGCCGCAGGTCAGCGGGATGATCCGGGACAGCGGTGACCGCACCGTCCCCCTCGTCGTCGAGCGCGACGGCCAGGAGGTGTCCCTGACGGTGACACCGGTGGTCGCCGAGCGGCCCGTGGTCGACGACGACGGGACCGTGGTCACCGACGGCTCGGGCGAGGTGGTCACGCGTGAGGTCGGGTTCCTCGGCGTCGGGCCGTCGACCGAGGTCCAGCGCCAGTCGGTCGGCAAGGCGCTGTCCGTCGCGGCCTCCTCCACCTGGCAGACCGTGCAGGTGGTCGTCACGCTCCCGCAGCGGGTCGCCGACCTCGTCTCCACCACGGTCTCGGGGGGCGACCGCGACGCGACGTCCATCGTCGGGCCGGTCGGCGTCGGCCGCTTCGCCGGCGAGATCGCCGCCATGGACTCCACGCCGGTCGCGGTGCGCGCCGCCGGCCTGCTCTCGACGCTCGCGATGCTGAACCTGGCGCTGTTCGTGTTCAACCTGCTGCCGCTGCCGCCGCTCGACGGCGGGCACGTGGTGGCCGCGCTCTGGGAGGGCGGCCGCCGGCAGGTCGCACGGCTGCGCGGCAGGGTCCGGACCCGGCCGTCGGACTCGGCGCTCCTCGTGCCCCTGGCGTACACGGTCTTCGTCGTCCTGGGCGGCGTCGGGCTGCTGCTGGTGTACCTGGACATCGTCAACCCGGTCCGCCTCGGCTGA
- a CDS encoding DUF4439 domain-containing protein gives MPRHRTAPQPQGPPTHRRPRVPRVAALLTAAVLALAGCGLRLETPAPVEPSPDATEQVRARTVDDALDLATAATGLSGSATDPAVRAALDEVAAFSTRHAEELGGVYDSGLPDPTPTASPTPTAPAVTDVTALLGRLVDDAEQAAADADSVPDPALARLVASVAAARDGLADRVATVGGLPRPEPTADAATAAAVTDGTTPAPDAPAPDGAAELALAHDEAAWTFTVLAARAADDRRAAMLQASAGHRTASDDWARAAGVVGQPTDPRRSAYALPAAVDDPAVVEALPRTLEQAVADASSHVVAGAPAGRRAQGVASLRTAAAAARGWGAAPVPFPGMPELATAPVD, from the coding sequence ATGCCCCGACACCGCACCGCACCGCAGCCGCAGGGTCCGCCGACGCACCGCCGCCCGCGGGTGCCCCGCGTCGCCGCGCTGCTCACCGCTGCCGTCCTCGCGCTGGCCGGGTGCGGCCTGCGCCTCGAGACCCCGGCGCCCGTCGAGCCGTCGCCCGACGCGACCGAGCAGGTCCGCGCCCGCACGGTGGACGACGCGCTCGACCTGGCGACGGCCGCGACCGGCCTCTCGGGGTCCGCGACCGACCCGGCGGTGCGTGCCGCGCTCGACGAGGTCGCGGCGTTCTCGACCCGCCACGCCGAGGAGCTCGGCGGCGTGTACGACTCGGGGCTGCCCGACCCGACGCCCACCGCGTCGCCGACCCCGACGGCTCCCGCCGTGACGGACGTCACCGCGCTGCTCGGTCGTCTCGTGGACGATGCGGAGCAGGCGGCGGCCGACGCCGACTCCGTCCCGGACCCCGCCCTGGCGCGCCTCGTCGCCTCCGTGGCGGCCGCACGTGACGGTCTGGCGGACCGCGTGGCCACCGTCGGTGGCCTCCCCCGCCCCGAGCCGACCGCCGACGCGGCGACGGCAGCGGCCGTGACGGACGGCACCACCCCCGCACCGGACGCACCCGCCCCGGACGGGGCGGCCGAGCTCGCGCTCGCGCACGACGAGGCCGCGTGGACGTTCACCGTCCTCGCCGCCCGCGCCGCCGACGACCGGCGTGCGGCCATGCTGCAGGCGTCCGCCGGTCACCGGACGGCCTCGGACGACTGGGCCCGCGCGGCAGGGGTCGTCGGTCAGCCGACCGACCCGCGCCGCTCCGCGTACGCGCTGCCCGCCGCCGTCGACGACCCGGCCGTCGTCGAGGCGCTGCCCCGGACCCTGGAGCAGGCGGTCGCCGACGCGAGCTCCCACGTGGTCGCCGGGGCCCCCGCGGGTCGGCGCGCGCAGGGCGTCGCCTCGTTGCGCACGGCTGCGGCCGCGGCGCGGGGCTGGGGCGCCGCCCCCGTCCCGTTCCCGGGCATGCCGGAGCTGGCGACCGCGCCCGTCGACTGA
- a CDS encoding proline--tRNA ligase, which produces MLLRMSTLFVRTLREDPADAEVASHRLLVRAGYIRRAAPGVYTWLPLGLRVLAKVEQVVREEMAAIGAQEVHFPALLPKEPYEATGRWAEYGPNIFRLKDRKGGDYLLAPTHEEMFTLLVKDLYSSYKDLPLALYQIQTKYRDEARPRAGLIRGREFVMKDAYSFDLDDEGLAASYEAQRGAYRRIFERLGLEYVIVAATSGAMGGSRSEEFLTPTAIGEDTFVRSPGGYAANVEAVTTVVPEPLDWADAPAAHVEDTPDTPTIDSLVALANERMPRGDRPWTAADTLKNVVLALVQPTGERELVVVGLPGDRDVDLKRLEAAVAPAEVETAGDADFAAHPELVRGYIGPLALGPNVPVADGEERTAVRYLLDPRVVPGTRWITGANEPGRHVFDLVAGRDFTADGTVEAAEVRAGDPAPDGSGPLELARGIEIGHIFQLGRKYAQALGLSVLDQNGKARVVTMGSYGIGVTRVLAALAEANHDDRGLAWPANVAPAQVHVVATGKDAAVFEAAEALATTLSARGVEVLYDDRPKVSPGVKFADAELLGVPLVVVVGRGLADGVVEVRPRIGGTAEQVPVATAADRVAELVDEALAG; this is translated from the coding sequence ATGCTCCTGCGCATGTCCACGCTGTTCGTCCGCACCCTGCGCGAGGACCCCGCCGACGCCGAGGTCGCCAGCCACCGGCTGCTCGTGCGCGCGGGGTACATCCGCCGAGCCGCCCCCGGTGTCTACACCTGGCTGCCGCTGGGCCTGCGCGTCCTCGCGAAGGTCGAGCAGGTCGTCCGCGAGGAGATGGCCGCGATCGGCGCGCAGGAGGTGCACTTCCCGGCACTCCTGCCCAAGGAGCCGTACGAGGCGACGGGCCGGTGGGCGGAGTACGGGCCCAACATCTTCCGCCTCAAGGACCGCAAGGGCGGCGACTACCTGCTGGCGCCCACGCACGAGGAGATGTTCACGCTCCTGGTGAAGGACCTGTACTCCTCGTACAAGGACCTGCCGCTCGCGCTCTACCAGATCCAGACCAAGTACCGCGACGAGGCCCGGCCGCGCGCCGGCCTGATCCGCGGCCGCGAGTTCGTCATGAAGGACGCCTACTCGTTCGACCTGGACGACGAGGGCCTCGCCGCGTCGTACGAGGCGCAGCGCGGCGCGTACCGGCGCATCTTCGAGCGGCTCGGCCTGGAGTACGTGATCGTCGCCGCCACCTCGGGGGCGATGGGTGGCTCGCGGTCCGAGGAGTTCCTCACGCCGACGGCCATCGGCGAGGACACGTTCGTGCGCTCGCCCGGGGGCTACGCCGCGAACGTCGAGGCCGTGACCACCGTCGTGCCCGAGCCCCTGGACTGGGCCGACGCACCGGCCGCGCACGTCGAGGACACGCCCGACACGCCCACGATCGACTCGCTCGTCGCGCTGGCCAACGAGCGGATGCCCCGCGGTGACCGTCCGTGGACCGCGGCGGACACGCTGAAGAACGTCGTCCTGGCGCTCGTGCAGCCGACGGGTGAGCGTGAGCTCGTCGTCGTCGGCCTGCCCGGGGACCGCGACGTCGACCTCAAGCGTCTCGAGGCAGCAGTCGCACCCGCGGAGGTCGAGACCGCCGGGGACGCCGACTTCGCGGCCCACCCCGAGCTCGTCCGCGGGTACATCGGCCCGCTGGCGCTCGGCCCCAACGTGCCCGTCGCCGACGGCGAGGAGCGCACCGCGGTGCGCTACCTGCTCGACCCCCGCGTGGTGCCCGGCACCCGCTGGATCACGGGCGCGAACGAGCCCGGGCGGCACGTCTTCGACCTGGTCGCCGGGCGCGACTTCACGGCGGACGGCACCGTCGAGGCCGCCGAGGTGCGCGCCGGTGACCCCGCGCCCGACGGCTCGGGCCCGCTCGAGCTCGCGCGCGGCATCGAGATCGGTCACATCTTCCAGCTCGGCCGCAAGTACGCCCAGGCGCTCGGGCTGAGCGTCCTGGACCAGAACGGCAAGGCCCGGGTCGTCACGATGGGGTCGTACGGCATCGGCGTGACGCGCGTCCTGGCGGCCCTCGCCGAGGCCAACCACGACGACCGCGGCCTGGCCTGGCCGGCGAACGTCGCCCCGGCGCAGGTCCACGTGGTCGCCACCGGCAAGGACGCGGCGGTGTTCGAGGCCGCGGAGGCGCTGGCCACGACGCTGTCCGCGCGGGGTGTGGAGGTGCTCTACGACGACCGGCCCAAGGTCTCCCCGGGTGTGAAGTTCGCGGACGCCGAGCTGCTGGGAGTGCCGCTGGTCGTGGTCGTGGGCCGCGGGCTCGCCGACGGCGTCGTGGAGGTCAGGCCCCGCATCGGCGGCACGGCCGAGCAGGTCCCCGTGGCGACGGCCGCGGACCGCGTCGCCGAGCTCGTCGACGAGGCGCTCGCCGGCTGA
- a CDS encoding Fpg/Nei family DNA glycosylase, translated as MPELPEVEALAQHLRERTVGRAVTRVEVAAISALKTFRPAPTELRGATVTGVARHGKWLDLAVDSPTAGTLHLVWHLARAGWLRWYDALPERPARPGRSPIALRVGFDDGTGFDLTEAGTRKRLAVHVVPDPADVPQIASLGVEPLSEEFTPERLGELLAARNQQVKGLLRDQGTIAGIGNAYSDEILLVARTSPFAPTRSYDAARTAALHEAIRAVLTEAVATASGRPAAELKDAKRRGMRVHGRTGEPCPGWDGTPCGDTVHEVSFADSSLQYCPTCQTGGRPLADRRMSRLLR; from the coding sequence ATGCCGGAGCTGCCGGAGGTGGAGGCGCTCGCGCAGCACCTGCGCGAGCGGACCGTGGGTCGTGCCGTGACGCGCGTCGAGGTCGCCGCGATCAGCGCGCTGAAGACCTTCCGGCCAGCACCGACGGAGCTGCGCGGGGCCACCGTGACGGGGGTGGCCCGCCACGGCAAGTGGCTGGACCTGGCGGTCGACTCCCCCACCGCCGGCACGCTGCACCTCGTGTGGCACCTCGCGCGCGCCGGCTGGCTGCGGTGGTACGACGCGCTGCCCGAGCGGCCCGCGCGGCCGGGGAGGTCGCCGATCGCGTTGCGCGTGGGGTTCGACGACGGCACCGGCTTCGACCTGACGGAGGCCGGCACGCGCAAGCGCCTGGCGGTGCACGTCGTGCCGGACCCGGCGGACGTGCCGCAGATCGCGTCGCTCGGCGTCGAGCCGCTGTCCGAGGAGTTCACTCCCGAGCGGCTGGGCGAGCTGCTGGCAGCACGCAACCAGCAGGTCAAGGGCCTCCTGCGGGACCAGGGCACGATCGCCGGCATCGGGAACGCGTACTCCGACGAGATCCTGCTGGTGGCGCGCACCAGCCCGTTCGCCCCGACGCGCTCGTACGACGCGGCGCGGACCGCGGCGCTGCACGAGGCGATCCGCGCGGTCCTGACCGAGGCCGTCGCGACCGCGTCCGGGCGTCCGGCGGCCGAGCTCAAGGACGCCAAGCGCCGCGGCATGCGCGTGCACGGCCGCACGGGGGAACCGTGCCCGGGCTGGGACGGCACGCCCTGCGGCGACACCGTCCACGAGGTCTCGTTCGCCGACTCCTCGCTGCAGTACTGCCCGACGTGCCAGACGGGGGGCCGGCCGCTCGCGGACCGCCGGATGTCGCGGCTCCTGCGCTGA